TCCCCGTTTCCTGTAGTGGCTGAGTGGAGGCAGCACGGCGCCGCACCTCACAAATCTGAGTTCGGGACCCCGCCaccccctcccttcccttcccaggtCTGCGGGAATTCGACTCAGAAGAacactggagggagggagccaggagGAGCCCCACTAGACCGTTCCCCAGTGCCCTTTGTCCTCAAGGTGCCGCAACCTTAGCTGTGGTCGTGGAGAACACAGTGGCGCGGTCTGTCCTCCTGGTGGGAGGGGGAGAGGTCTGTGGCTGTCAAAGGAAGGGCAGAGTCAGGGGCCGCAGGTGAGGCGCTGCCACGGAGCCTCGAGGGCGGCCATGCTGACCAGGGCGAGCCGGCACCCAGCCAGGGAAGTCAGGGACCGGGGAGGGGACGCAGCCCCAGGCAGACAGAGAAAAGGGAGAACAGAAATTGCGACTAAACCCCCAAACCCAAAGTGTTACCTTGGTTTTAACCTGGGGAGGGGGGTGGAGATACACACACAGGTTTCTGTTAAAAAGCACCCTTCAGAGCttgtttttttaaggaaacaatactccccgccccgcccccgcccccgcccccgccattcCCACTTGACCAACACCCCAGTGGATCACCTGCAGGGGTCCCCAGCCATCCTTCCTTCGCTCCTCCCCTGCACTGAGCATGTGGAAgtgggggggaggagggaggaccCAGTCACTCAGGTGTCAGCCAGACGGGTAAGACCGCCTGAAGCCATCTTGCCAACAAGCAACACACTCTGCGGGGGAGGTCCCGGTACCTTCACCCTGAGCCCACTTACCTGTCGTCACCACGCACCACTCAGCCCTGCCGTCGCCGCCCCCCACCCGGCCCACACCAAGTCCAGGATTCTGAAACTGCACACTCGGTGCTTCAGAAGCACCTGAAACAGAACTTGTACAGCCACGGAGGTGCCTGAAATTGCACGTGGGACAGGGTGGCTCATCTACCCCGTCTTCAGTTCCCGTGAGGCCAGCTACCATTTCGGAACAAAGGGCCCTGCTGCTCAGGAAGCGAAGGCACCCCACCCCACAGGCAGCGGCTCAGCACTGGGTAAACACAGAGAGACGAATGCCCATGAAGGCGGCCAGGTGTTCACACGGGAGGATGCCCGCCGTCTGTCCCAGGGCCAGAGAGACCATGGCCACCGGGTGGGACGGTCATGGGTCTGTGGGTCTGTGCAGGACGCAGGCCTGGAAGAGCCTGGCCGGCCTCCTGTGAGGGCGGCAGGGTGAGCGCACAGTGTCCGCACGCAGCGGGGAGAAAAGTCTCCAGGTTTTCAGTTTTCTGAATCACATTCACTACTCAAACCAGCATAAATTATCATTATCTCTATATTTAATTACAAAGGTgtgcaaaacagaaaaacaaacctaAATGCCCCAAATAAGTTAACAAATAAGATAATTACCCTCTTGACATAAAATATATAGCTCAGAGAACCATCTCATCCATATGAAAACCGGGATTTGAAGGGAGGTTCCGGGCGCAGCCGTAGGTACACGGGAGTCACAATCAACACTGCAGCATCGCCCGGAGCGGGCGCGGGGTCCCGGCCACAGGCTGCGCCAGGTCCCGAGGGGGGAAGAGAGGCCCGGGGCGGGTGGGAGCCACTGAGTGAGGACGGAGCCCCGAGCCAGTGTCTCAGGAGGTGGCCTGGAGTCACGACGGCCACCCAGTCATAAGCAGAGGGGACCCTGCCCTGGGAATGCCTCCTCTGGGGGGACACAGGGCCCAGCAGGCCCACATTGGGGAGTGTGCTGAGGCCGGCGGGAGTACAACAGTCTCCTAAAAACCAAGCGAGGGGTCTGCTCAAAGCCTGAAGCCCTGCGCCTTtctgaccaaaaaacaaaacacaagaaaacCTCCTTTTCTCTTGTTGGAAAAAAACATAAGCAAAGCCCATCAGACAGAAAAGATCTCGGCTTCTGTGGCGAGAGGCTTCTGACCGCAGCTGCTGGCGTCCTCACCCGCAGCTGGCGCTCGCCACTCAGGCTCCGAGCAGCGTGGCTGCCTGAGCGCACAGACCCAGTCAGAATCTCAATCAAAGTGCTacaaactgcttctttgaaaaaagatGTTTATTAAACAATTTTAATTGTCATAAAATGACTAAAATGGGTTTTAAAAATTAAGGCTCTTCTCTTTCTGTGGATTGCCAGAACAATGTAAAAATAATGTCAATCAACCCTGCTGGATGCTTCGCTCCTCGAGTTAAATTTCATAGATTCCTAAACAACGTATGACTCAGATAAAAAACGGGACGATGAACGGCACTGAACGGCCACCCGTACTGATCACCTCTGGTCAGGTGCACAACGGTCTAACTGGGTAGGTGAGCAGAAAGGGTCCAGGTAAAGCAGAAATTTTAATTTTAGCATTTTAAGTCCTTGTCTCTCCACACTGCCATGATTTTCCTAAATTGGAATACTCTAATACAGGAGCACTAATTGTGGGACTCTATATACTCCCAGGAGAATGGCTGGCTTGGCTGGCAATTagtttgattatattttgtttaaAACGCTCTACGGTGAATTATCAAATGATTCAGAATTACGTGGCATGCAGTATCCAAAGTTATGGCTCTGATGCATTTCGATTTACATCAAGAAAAGTGTCATTCCCATTCATCGTACACCCCGCCCGCCCGCAAGGGGAGATCACTACCTAGTGGAGGTCTAGATTGCGCAGCATTAAGGATTAAAACTTACCCCTTTCCCAGGCCTTCCCCACGTGCAAATAAATCCCTCCTGACAAGCAGTGACTATACAGTCTTCCAGAAAGATTAACACAGTCAGCCTCTCGTGTGCTATCTTTTTACAAATCAGCGGCTCTAACAAGGGCACCTCCTCCATTCGAGGACACAGAGGCGTGCCCAGAGTCTTAGCGGGGTCCGTCTTGGTTTTGGTAACTAGGTTCAGTCTGTCGCTGCTCTTGCTAGAAACGTGTCCCACGCTATGGTTGCGTTTGTGGTCTTTGTCGTGGTGCCTTTCCTTCCGGTCATGCAGCGAGAGGGTGGCAAACTTGCTGACCCCAGAAGCAATGGCCCCGTCCATGACACTGCTTTTGCTGCCAGCATTGGAGACTGCTGAGTGGGGGAGGCTGTTGGACCGCGGGAGAGGAGGGGGCACGGAGTTCCCAGGTGTCGTGACGCTGTTCCCATTGCTGCCAGCAGGGGGACTCGTGGCGTTCATGACATTTGTGTGTGTCCTTGCTCTTGAGAGGGGCTGGTGGGGGAAAAGGATGTCTTCCGTCAGGTCCCATAAACAGAGCTGTGTGTCCTGGCCCACTGAGCCAAACCGATACGTCACGCTCACAGGGCGACTCTCTGTAGAGTTCCGTTTGGATAGCCTAGACTGTGTGCTATTTGCTCGGTCTCGGCCAAAATGAAGAAGGTCTTGGAAGTCCTCATCACTGCCACTAAACTCCATAGGGTCGCTTTCTTCTACACTAGTGGTATAGGGGTCAAAAGCCACCACGCTGACCCAGGATTTGTGCCCGTGGCCTCTTGCAATTACACGGCAGTCTACAAAAGACCAGACCGTCACCAGGTCATCCTCCCCGCCCGTCACTATGTACTTGCCGTCTGGGCTCCAGCACACACACAGCAGGCCCCCAAAGTAGCTCTTCATGGTGCCATGCAGCTCCACTGAGTCAAAGTTAAACACCCGCAGAAATCCGTCCTGGCTCACGCATGCCAAGAACTTGCCGTCTGGGGAGAAGGCAAACTCGTTGAGGGCCCC
The window above is part of the Loxodonta africana isolate mLoxAfr1 chromosome 10, mLoxAfr1.hap2, whole genome shotgun sequence genome. Proteins encoded here:
- the WDR20 gene encoding WD repeat-containing protein 20 isoform X5; protein product: MYLYNVEHTCGTTAPHYQLLKQGESFAVHTCKSKSTRNPLLKWTVGEGALNEFAFSPDGKFLACVSQDGFLRVFNFDSVELHGTMKSYFGGLLCVCWSPDGKYIVTGGEDDLVTVWSFVDCRVIARGHGHKSWVSVVAFDPYTTSVEESDPMEFSGSDEDFQDLLHFGRDRANSTQSRLSKRNSTESRPVSVTYRFGSVGQDTQLCLWDLTEDILFPHQPLSRARTHTNVMNATSPPAGSNGNSVTTPGNSVPPPLPRSNSLPHSAVSNAGSKSSVMDGAIASGVSKFATLSLHDRKERHHDKDHKRNHSVGHVSSKSSDRLNLVTKTKTDPAKTLGTPLCPRMEEVPLLEPLICKKIAHERLTVLIFLEDCIVTACQEGFICTWGRPGKGQGTIGKALPGPGTPSPLGVEAAERAPPGGQGQPSPHSPLESTCVQLFPSRLRPQGEDR
- the WDR20 gene encoding WD repeat-containing protein 20 isoform X4, with the protein product MATEGGGKEMNEIKTQFTTREGLYKLLPHSEYSRPNRVPFNSQGSNPVRVSFVNLNDQSGNGDRLCFNVGRELYFYIYKGVRKRLIDKSRVTCVKWVPGSESLFLVAHSSGSMYLYNVEHTCGTTAPHYQLLKQGESFAVHTCKSKSTRNPLLKWTVGEGALNEFAFSPDGKFLACVSQDGFLRVFNFDSVELHGTMKSYFGGLLCVCWSPDGKYIVTGGEDDLVTVWSFVDCRVIARGHGHKSWVSVVAFDPYTTSVEESDPMEFSGSDEDFQDLLHFGRDRANSTQSRLSKRNSTESRPVSVTYRFGSVGQDTQLCLWDLTEDILFPHQPLSRARTHTNVMNATSPPAGSNGNSVTTPGNSVPPPLPRSNSLPHSAVSNAGSKSSVMDGAIASGVSKFATLSLHDRKERHHDKDHKRNHSVGHVSSKSSDRLNLVTKTKTDPAKTLGTPLCPRMEEVPLLEPLICKKIAHERLTVLIFLEDCIVTACQEGFICTWGRPGKGQGTIGKALPGPGTPSPLGVEAAERAPPGGQGQPSPHSPLESTCVQLFPSRLRPQGEDR
- the WDR20 gene encoding WD repeat-containing protein 20 isoform X3 — its product is MWAGSSTSISTRGSARQSREVGRTEVLISILTEAADLSKPIDKRIYKGTQPTCHDFNHLTATAESVSLLVGFSAGQVQLIDPVKKETSKLFNEERLIDKSRVTCVKWVPGSESLFLVAHSSGSMYLYNVEHTCGTTAPHYQLLKQGESFAVHTCKSKSTRNPLLKWTVGEGALNEFAFSPDGKFLACVSQDGFLRVFNFDSVELHGTMKSYFGGLLCVCWSPDGKYIVTGGEDDLVTVWSFVDCRVIARGHGHKSWVSVVAFDPYTTSVEESDPMEFSGSDEDFQDLLHFGRDRANSTQSRLSKRNSTESRPVSVTYRFGSVGQDTQLCLWDLTEDILFPHQPLSRARTHTNVMNATSPPAGSNGNSVTTPGNSVPPPLPRSNSLPHSAVSNAGSKSSVMDGAIASGVSKFATLSLHDRKERHHDKDHKRNHSVGHVSSKSSDRLNLVTKTKTDPAKTLGTPLCPRMEEVPLLEPLICKKIAHERLTVLIFLEDCIVTACQEGFICTWGRPGKGQGTIGKALPGPGTPSPLGVEAAERAPPGGQGQPSPHSPLESTCVQLFPSRLRPQGEDR
- the WDR20 gene encoding WD repeat-containing protein 20 isoform X2, with protein sequence MATEGGGKEMNEIKTQFTTREGLYKLLPHSEYSRPNRVPFNSQGSNPVRVSFVNLNDQSGNGDRLCFNVGRELYFYIYKGVRKAADLSKPIDKRIYKGTQPTCHDFNHLTATAESVSLLVGFSAGQVQLIDPVKKETSKLFNEERLIDKSRVTCVKWVPGSESLFLVAHSSGSMYLYNVEHTCGTTAPHYQLLKQGESFAVHTCKSKSTRNPLLKWTVGEGALNEFAFSPDGKFLACVSQDGFLRVFNFDSVELHGTMKSYFGGLLCVCWSPDGKYIVTGGEDDLVTVWSFVDCRVIARGHGHKSWVSVVAFDPYTTSVEESDPMEFSGSDEDFQDLLHFGRDRANSTQSRLSKRNSTESRPVSVTYRFGSVGQDTQLCLWDLTEDILFPHQPLSRARTHTNVMNATSPPAGSNGNSVTTPGNSVPPPLPRSNSLPHSAVSNAGSKSSVMDGAIASGVSKFATLSLHDRKERHHDKDHKRNHSVGHVSSKSSDRLNLVTKTKTDPAKTLGTPLCPRMEEVPLLEPLICKKIAHERLTVLIFLEDCIVTACQEGFICTWGRPGKGGTIGKALPGPGTPSPLGVEAAERAPPGGQGQPSPHSPLESTCVQLFPSRLRPQGEDR
- the WDR20 gene encoding WD repeat-containing protein 20 isoform X1; the protein is MATEGGGKEMNEIKTQFTTREGLYKLLPHSEYSRPNRVPFNSQGSNPVRVSFVNLNDQSGNGDRLCFNVGRELYFYIYKGVRKAADLSKPIDKRIYKGTQPTCHDFNHLTATAESVSLLVGFSAGQVQLIDPVKKETSKLFNEERLIDKSRVTCVKWVPGSESLFLVAHSSGSMYLYNVEHTCGTTAPHYQLLKQGESFAVHTCKSKSTRNPLLKWTVGEGALNEFAFSPDGKFLACVSQDGFLRVFNFDSVELHGTMKSYFGGLLCVCWSPDGKYIVTGGEDDLVTVWSFVDCRVIARGHGHKSWVSVVAFDPYTTSVEESDPMEFSGSDEDFQDLLHFGRDRANSTQSRLSKRNSTESRPVSVTYRFGSVGQDTQLCLWDLTEDILFPHQPLSRARTHTNVMNATSPPAGSNGNSVTTPGNSVPPPLPRSNSLPHSAVSNAGSKSSVMDGAIASGVSKFATLSLHDRKERHHDKDHKRNHSVGHVSSKSSDRLNLVTKTKTDPAKTLGTPLCPRMEEVPLLEPLICKKIAHERLTVLIFLEDCIVTACQEGFICTWGRPGKGQGTIGKALPGPGTPSPLGVEAAERAPPGGQGQPSPHSPLESTCVQLFPSRLRPQGEDR